The sequence below is a genomic window from Brevibacillus agri.
AGCGAGATGCGAGAGGTTTCGCACGGGGTTCCGCAGTTGGTGTGGTCGGTTCCCTCACTCATGAACGTGCAGTACACGCAATGCTCGGTATGGAACATCGGCATGTGCTGATGGATGACCAGCTCCATTTTGGCGGCGTTGGAGCGGCCGAGCAGGTCCACCATCTGCTGGATGTTCAAATCGTACGAAGGCGTGACCCGTGTCAGGCCCGCTTCGAGAAACAGCTCGACAGCTTTATGGTTGGCTACGTTCAGGGAGAAATCGCCGATCAGCGGGATGTCGATTTCGTCCTTGCGGGACAGGTAGTAGTAGAGTGCCCCGGTGTTGCGCACGAGAATCGCGTCCGGCTTGCTTTTGGCGATCAGGGCGAGCACGCCGTTTTCGTCCGGCATGTGAATGCGCATCGTCGCGATCCCGATTTTTTTCCCGTACTTGTGCGCCAGCTTGACGCCTTCCGGGTACTGCTTGACGAATTCGAAGTCCGCGTAAAGGAAATCGACGTCCGTCTGCGCCGCCGCCTCCAGTTGCTCAAGCGAGCGGCACAGCGCAGTCAGCATCGGCTTTTCCACTGGCTGTGTGCGAGGCACGTCCGCGTACACGTCTACGTCGCGATGGCGGTAGACAGGCGGCTTGGAGCGCAAATAGACGAGCTGCTCCACGGCCTCCCGGCGCATCCGGTTCAGCTCGCTGACAGGCACGATCAAGTCTCCGTCCAGATCGACAGTCAGGTCGCGAGCGTCCAGATGGAAAATCGTTCCGCCCAGACGGCTTAACTGGTCGTGCAGCAGCTCATGCGTCAACGGGCGCTTCACGGCAGCCTCAAGCGGCTTTTCCGACGGTACGGTCACAGCGTGGTTCGCCTGTTTGTCCACCCAGGTGATGCTGAGCATCTCGCCCAGTTTGCCGCTGACGTGCACGGCGAGCGGGAAAGTGCGGTACGGCTTTTCCGTTTCAAACGTTTTGCGCAGGCGGCGATCCAGCTCAGGGTCGCTCGTTTTCCATACGCGGTCGCCCACGTGGAGCCGCTTCAGGTTGACGTCGTTGCGGCCCATGACGATCTCGTACAAGCCTTTTTCGACTTCGCCCTCGACCTTTTTGCCGCGGGAGAGAATATCGTAGACGCGTCCGCCTTCTTCCTTTTGCGTCGGATCGCCCGCGTCGAACACGATGCCGTCACCGCGCTTGACGGGAGCGGCAATTTCGACGAGCACGCTTGTGCCGAGCAGCTTTTTCACTGTGCCCAAAAACACGCCGCGGCTTTTCGGGAACGAGCCGTCCACGAGTTGCTTGTTGTTCGTTCCTTCCAAAAATCCATGGGTAAAGCCGCGGGAAAAGCTTTGCTGCAGCTCGCGAACCTCGACTTCGGTCGGACCCGTATCCTCTCCGGCAAAGTAGCGCTCGATGGCCGCGTTGTACTTGCTGACCACGTTGGCGACGTACTCCGGCGATTTCAGGCGGCCTTCGATTTTGAACGAAGTCACGCCCGCCTCGATCAGCTCAGGAACGAGGTCAATGGCAGCCAGGTCTTTTGGCGAGAGGACGTACGCGATGTTGCCCATGTCCTTTTGCACGCCGTCGACCATCAGATCGTACGGCAGGCGGCAAGCCTGGGCGCATTCGCCTCGGTTGGCCGAGCGTCCGCCCCACATTTCCGAAGTCAGGCATTGGCCGGAGTAGGACACGCACAGCGCGCCGTGGACGAATACTTCCATCGGCAGCTTCGCTTTTTCCCCGATCTTCTTGATTTCCTTGAGCGAGTTTTCCCGTCCCAGTACGACGCGCTCGATGTTGAATGGCTTCGTAAATTCGACCGCTTCCGGCGAAGTGATCGTCATCTGCGTGGAGCCGTGAATCGGGAAGTCAGGGGAGATTTCGCGAATCAGCTTCACCAGACCGAGGTCCTGGACGATGACCGCGTCCACCCCGGCGTGAATACAGGCGTCAATCAGCTCGCGCGCATCCTCCAGCTCGTTCTCGAACACAAGAATATTAAAGGTAAGAAACCCTTTTACACCGTACATATGCAAATAAGCCATTATCTCAGGCAGTTCAGCCATGTGGAAGTTCTCCGCGCGTGCGCGGGCGTTGAACTTTTCCACCCCGAAAAAGACGGCGTTGGCACCATTCGCGACAGCGGCCTTCAAACAGTCCCAGTTGCCGGCAGGAGCCAACAGCTCAATATCTTCTCGCTTTATTCCATTTCGCATGTGAATGTCATTACCTCCAAGGTCTATAAAACAAGCTCTTCTTCATCATAGGGAAATGTCTTTGCTCCCGCAACAAAAACCTCCACTTCTCCAAATGTTGAAAATTGTCGCTTCCAGAAAGTGTGAATATGATGGTGTTATGTAAGAACTTCAGCGGCAAAGCGAAGCCGGAGGAGATCGGCGTGAAGGCGACGGATGACAAGACGCTGGTTGTCCAATTGGAAAATCCGACTCCCTTTTTCCTGGAGTTGACGGCTTTCTACAGCTATTTCCCGGTCAACGCGAAGGTCGCGGCCGCGCACCCCGACTGGGCCAAGGATGCGGGGCCGAACTACACCTCGAACGGGCCGTTCAAGCTCGCTGCCTGGGAGCATAAAAACAAGCTCGTGCTGGAAAAAAACGAGCATTACTGGGATGCGGACACAGTCAAGCTGACGAAAATCGAAATGAACATCATCAACGATGCCAACACGGAGCTGTCGATGCTGGAAAACGGCGATCTGGACTGGGCGGGCGCCCCGACCGGAAACTTGCCGCTCGACGCGATGCAGACGCTGAAAGAAAAGGGCCTGCTGGAAATTACCCCGAAAGCCGGAACGTACTGGTACGAATTTAACACAGAGCAAAAACCGTTCAATAATAAGCAAATTCGCCAAGCGTTCGCGTATGCGATCAGCCGCCAGGACATCGTGGACAACGTGACACAGGGCGGAGAGCTGGTGGCGACGGCGGTCGTGCCGCCGACCATGTTTGCGGAGAACGGACAAGGCTTGTTCAAGGACAACGATGTGGAAAAAGCGAAGCAGCTTCTGGCAGAAGGCATGAAGGAAGAAGGTTATGCCAGCGTCGACAAGCTGCCGCCGATCACGCTTTCCTGCAATACAGAGGAAGCGCAGGCGAAGATCGCGCAAGCCGTGCAGGACATGTGGCAAAAAAATCTCGGGGTACAGGTGAAGCTGGAAAACCAGGAGTGGAACGTGTACTACGAAAACGTGAAAAACGGCAAGTTCCAGGTAGCGCGCATGGGCTGGACGGGCGACTTCAACGACCCGATCAACTTCCTGGAAATTTTCCGCACGAAAGAAGGCAACAACCATACGAGATGGGAGAGCAAGGCATACGCCGACCTGCTCGCCCAGTCCTCCAAGGAAAAGGACGCCGCCAAGCGCAAGGCGATCTTGCAAGAGGCTGAAAAGCTGTTGGTCGACGAAATGCCGGTGATCCCGTTCTACTTCAAATCGACGGTGTACGCCAAAAATCCGCGCCTGAAGGACGTCGTCATTTCCGGCCTGGGCCATGCCCAATACAAATGGGCGTACTTTGAATAGGCGGGAAAACAAACTCGAAGGGCTGGTCGCTTGGATTAATCCACGACCAGCCCTTCGAATACGATCGAAACCTTCTCTTCCATAATCTCTTCCAACGCCCATGCGCCTTCGCTGCGCACCCAGTCGTACAGAGCGTTGTAGTAAATGTTTTCCAGCATGTTCGCCGCTACGAGCGGATTGAACTTGGTCTTGAGCTGCTGTTTTTCCTGCGCTTCCTCGATCAGATCGGCGAACAGTTGCCGCAGCTCGAAGTACATGTTCTTTTCGTTTTCCAGCACTTTGCGATGCTTCATTGACGATTCCACGACGACCTTGATGAAGTCGAAGTTCGTGATCGTCACCTCGTTCATGATCTTGTAAATTCGCAAGACCTTGGACTTGCAATCGTCCCCGTAATCCCATTCCTGGCGGCGCTCTTCGATTTCATGAAGCCGCTCGTATCCCCAGTTCGCGAGGATCGCTTCCTTTGACGTGAAATGCAGAAAAATGGTGCCGCGCGCGACGTCTGCTTCTTCCGAGATCATGTCGATGGTCGTGGCTTCAAAGCCGTGCAGCTTGAACAGCTTGATCGCGGCATTGAATATTTTTTCGCGAGTTTCCCGCTTTTTTCGCTCCCGTCTCGTCGTCAAAAAGGTAGTACCTCCTCTGCTTCGTTTGCTTGATTATAACATAACAGTTACTTACAAAAGAATTTTCCGTACATTTCCCGTGAAAAAGGGCAAAAAAAGGGATAGACTTCTCGGGACGTCGAATGTATATTTATATACTATAATGAATAAATATTAAATCATACCGAGCCGTAAGAGCATGGGGTGGAGGAGTGTAAAATGAGCGTTGTAAAAGCGCTGACAGTACGTCAGGCAATGATGAAGGACGTCGATGCCATGTTGGAGATCATTAATGAATATGCACAACAGGGATTGATGCTGCCGCGTACGAAACTTTCTGTCTGTGAAAATTTGCAGTCATTTATCGTCGCTCATGATGGAGATACAGTGGTGGGAGTTGCCGGACTGCATATTTTGTGGGAGGATTTGGCCGAAATTCGCTCGCTGGCGATTGCGGAAAAAGCAAAGGGCATGGGCGTGGGCAAGCATCTCGTTCTCCATCTGGTAGAGCAGTGCCGCAACCTGGGAATCAAGCGGGTGCTTGCGTTGACTTATCAAAAAGCTTTTTTTGAAAAATGCGGATTCTGGATCGTCGCGAAGGAAACGTTGCCGCAAAAGGTGTGGAAAGACTGCATCAACTGTTCCAAACTGCCGATGTGCGACGAGATCGCGATGATTTTTGAGACAGCCTGATATTTTGATACATTTGGTATAGCCTTCCTTTTTTCATTTCTGGTACTATATTCGTAACAATAATAAAAATATAGAGAATATTGAATCAGAAATGAACGTTCAAAATTGGGGGGCTTTCCATGAAGCTGGGCGCGCGCGTATTGATTGTGCTCTTAGTCGCGAGTATTGTACCGTTAACGGCGGCAGGTGTGTTTGCTTATCAGGAGACTAAACAGGAATTGCTGGACGGCAGTGCGGCCAAGCTGGAGGCATTGCGGCTCAGCAACAAGGAGCAGGTGGAGAATTACTTTCGCGAGCGCACCAGAAACGTCGATACGCTGGCCGCCTCGGGAACAGTGATCTCTGCCCTTTCTGTCTTTCAGGAACTGTGGCAGGAGGGAAGGGAATCCGCTGCCTACAAAGAGGCAGAGATGACCTACGCCAAGGAACTGAAGATGGAGGCCGCGCGCTACGGCTTTTCCAACGCCTACTTGCTCAATGAAACAGGCGAAATCGTCTACGAGACGAAGCCGCAGTCTGACTTCGGCACCAATTTGCTGACGGGGCCGCACGCCAACTCTGTGCTGGGGCAAACCGTCCAGCAGGTCGTGAAGGGCCAGAGTGCGGAAGTGTCTGACCTCGGCAGGTACGAGCCGTCAGGAAATGTGCCGGGTGTGTACATTGCGGCTCCGATTTATGAAAAAGGCTTCATGATGGGGCAACTCGCCGTCGAAGTGCCGCTCGATTACATTTCCCGCCTGCTGAATCAGCGCGAGGGGCTGGGCGAGACGGGAAAAATATATCTCGTCGGGCCGGACAAGCTGATGCGTTCGCAACTGGGCAGCGGCCAGGAGACGATTTTGCAGCAAGCAGTCGACACGCCGATCATCGAGCGAGTTTTCCAGGCCGAAGGGTTTGCAGGGACAGAGCAGAGCGTCGATTTTCGCGGGCAGCCTGTGCTCGTCTCGTTTGACCAGATAAAAGTCGCGAAGCATACGTGGGCGATCCTGGCCGAGATCGACATGACGGAAATTTTGGCCGGGCCCAACCGGATTCAAACCGCGATGATCGTCTTTAACGGCGTCGTCCTGCTTCTGATCGTTGCGATCTCGCTCTACACCGCGGGGTGGCTGCGGCGCTCCTTTAGCGGGATGCTGCACGTGGCGGAACGGATCGGACATGGCGACTTCACCACCGCCGTTCCCGACAAGCTGCTGAAGCGCAAGGACGAGCTGGGCGAGCTGGCCCGCTCGCTGTCCACGATGCAAAAGCAACTGCACGGCATTCTCGTGCAGGTCGGGCAAGCCGCCGCTTCCGTGGCGCATGCGGTGCGGGAAATTCACGGCAACACGAATGAAATCGCCGCGTCCAGCCAGCAAATTGTCCAGGTCGTCGATCAGGTGGCGGCGTCGAGCGAAAGCCAGATGGAAAAAATGGGCCAGACGCTCAATCTGGCGGTAGATCTGACGAACGATGTCGCTGGCGTCACCGAAAATGTGCGGCAGGTCAGCCTGTCCTCAACCGAGATGAAGCAGCACGCAGAGGAAGGCAGGGAGGCCGTGACGGCGGTCATAATCAGCATGGAGGAAATCAATCGCTCCGTAGCGGCTGCCACTGAGGTGATTCACGTGCTGGAGCAGCGGTCGCAAGATATTTCGCGGATTATTTCCGTCATTACCGAGATTGCCAGACAGACCAATCTGCTCGCGCTGAATGCGGCGATCGAGGCGGCGCGCGCCGGGGAGCATGGAAAAGGCTTCGCGGTCGTGGCCGGGGAGGTGCGCAAGCTGTCAGAAGGCACGAATGAAGCGGCGCAGCAAATTGTGCGGATGATTAACGACGTGCAAAACGACACGATGATCGTCGTAGCGAAAATGGCAGAGGGGGCCGAGACGACCGCTCACGGGATGAAAACGGCCCGCCAATCGGGGGAAATGTTCCAGCGGATCGAGCAAAATATTTTGCGCGTCTCGGCCGAGATCAACCGGGTCAGCGAAGCTTTTGCACGGATGGCGCCAGATGCCCAGCAGGTCGTAGTCGTGGCCAAGGAAGTTTCGGCAGCGTCTGTTCAGGCGACGGCTGGCGTGCAGAGCATTTCCGCAGCGGTAGAAGAGCAGAGCGCAGCCATGGAGCTGATCGCCCAATCCGCCGATCAACTGGCGAAGCTGGCTGACGAGTTGCGCGGGTCGCTCGCCGCCTTTGTGCTCAAGTAAGCGGGTCAGACATAGCGAGTGGGAGGGGCCGGGAAATGTTCGTTTTCCCGGCTCTTTTTGCATTTTGGAAGGATATCTCACACAAAATGTTGAATGATAAGGACGATGGAGAGTTTCGGGCCGGAGGGACGTAAGCGTGCACAAACTAGATTGGGAACTTTATTTGCTGCCGTTCGAGCAAGCTGTAGAAGAGATCAAAGTCAAAATCAAAAATATCCGCAACGAGCTGCGCAAGCGCAAGGAGCATTCTCCCATTGAGTTTGCCGTCGGACGGGTGAAATCAATACCGAGCATCTACAACAAGGCGAACCGCCTGCAATTTCCGATTGATGAAAATATATGCTGGGAGATCAGAGACATCGCGGGTGTTCGCGTCATCTGCCAGTTTATTGACGATATACCCGCCGTAGTGGAGATGATCCGCAAGCGCGGCGACATGCGCGTCTATTTGGAAAAAGACTACGTTTCCACGCCAAAAGAGAGCGGCTACCGCGGCTATCACCTGGCTGTCGAATACCCGATCATGATGGCGGGCGGTCAGGTGACGATTCCGGTGGAAATCCAGATTCGTACACTCGGCATGAACTTTTGGGCGACGATTGAACACTCGCTGAATTACAAATACGAAGGAATCATTCCGTCGAACATTCGCCAGCGCCTGTTCGAAGCCGCCAAGGCATCGTACAAGCTGGACAGCGAAATGAACAACATCCGCGACGAGATCAAGGAAGCACAGGCCGAGTTCACGAAAAAAGAAGTGCCGATGGAATCGCTGCTTTCCCTGGTAGAGCTGGATTTGGACGTCGACGCAGGACTGATGGACGGCAGCCATAACGAAAGGAACGAAAACGAAGATGACGACCATTAATTGGCTAGAGGAAACAAACAAGCTCAAGGACGAGCTGATTGCCACCACCCAGGAGTTTTTGCGGATCAAAAGCGTGCTCGATCCGGCTACCGCTCGCGAGGGAGCGCCGTTTGGCGAAGGCATCCGCGCCGCGCTGGACTTTGCCTTGAACGTCTGCGAAAAGGCCGGGATGACGACAAAAGATGTGCGCGGCTATGCCGCTCATGCCGAGTTCGGGCAAGGAAAAGAGCTGGTCGGCATTTTGAGCCACGTCGACGTCGTGCCGGAGGGAGACGGCTGGAGCACGCCGCCGTACGCGGCCGAGATCGTGGACGGCAAGCTGGTGGCGCGCGGAGCGATTGACGACAAAGGGCCGACGATGGCGGCGATTTTTGCAGCCAAAGTGGTCATGAACCTGGGACTGCCGCTCTCCAAGCGCGTGCGCTTTATTTTCGGAACGGACGAAGAGTCGAGCTGGCAATGCGTCAAGACGTACTTTGAAACCGAGGAAATGCCGACGATGGGCTTTACGCCTGACGCCGATTTCCCGCTGATTTATGCGGAAAAAGGTCTGACCGACCTGACCTTGCACCAGACGTACGCCGCGTTCCAACAGCTCGGCAAGCCTGTAGCGGAGCAGGCGGAAGCCAAGCTTGTGTCATTGCAGGCGGGCTTGCGGATGAACATGGTGCCGGACAAAGCGGTGGCGACACTCACGCCGCTTTCCGTGGACAGCCAGACGATTATCGACCGCTACCGCAAGCACCTGGAGCAGACAGGCTTGAAAGGGCTGGCGGAAGAAAAGGACGGTTCGGTCGTCTTGCACATGGAGGGCGTCTCCGTACACGGAATGGACCCGAAAAAAGGCGTCAACGCGGGCACGGAGCTGATTCACTTCCTGCGGACGCTCGCTCTCGACGCGCGCGCAGCCGTGTACGCAGAGGCGGCAGACCGCTACCTGCACAAGCAGCACGGCGGGGAAGCGCTCGGAATCGCGCATGACGACGAGGAGATGGGCGCGCTTACGCTGAACACGGGCGTACTGGAATACGCAGCGGAAGGGGACGCGCTGTTCCGCCTGAACATTCGCTACCCGCACTCCATTTCGTTTGCAAAATGGTCGGCGATCCTCGCTGAGCGCTTTGGCGAGGCCGCGTTCGAACTGGAAGTCGTGGAGCATCTGACGCCGCATCGCGTCGATCCGAACCATCCGCTGGTGACTACGCTGCAACGGGTGTACACCGAGCAGACAGGCGAAGAGGCAGGCATCATCGCCATCGGCGGCGCCACCTACGGCCGTTCGCTGGATGTGGGCGTGGCGTTCGGGCCGCTGTTCCCGGGGCGTCCGGACAGTGCCCATCAGCGGGACGAGTACATTTTGGTCGACGATCTCGTCAAGGCGACCGCGATTTACGCGCAGGCGATTTACGAGTTGGCCAAATAAACAGCACAGGTAGGCAGAGGATGCGGCGTAAGGCTTGTGTCCTCTGCTTTTTTTTGTGCGGATCGGAATGGACAAGGTTCTGCTCAGTATGACGGCAGCGAAGGCTTCGCCAATGGCTTGGCGCAGCCTGTTTTTCTCATTTTGCAAAACAAAACGCTTTACAATTTGTGGGAGCAGACGCTATAATCCGAATAACGATTGATCGGTTAATCATTCATGGAAAAAGGAGCTTTGCTACATGCCGCTTTCTGATGCACAGGTGCAAAAAATGAAGCAAAAGCGGGAAACGATTCTGGAACAAGCGATCCAGATGTTTGCCGAGCACGGCTACAATGACACGACGATCGCCAAAGTCGCAAAGGCGTCCGGTGTCAGCTTTGGCAGCGTGTTTACGTATTTTGAAAACAAAGACCAGCTTTTTTACGCGGCGGTCGTGGAGCCGCTGCGAGTGTATGCAAAAGAGCTGCTCGACTTTGACTCGAATGCGGAGGACACTGTCGCGGAGCTGCGAAAGATGGTGACGGCGCACATCAAAATCTTTTCCAGCTTCGAGACGTATTTGCGGCTCGTCGTGCAAGTCATCGGCTACCATAACCGCTTTGCCGAGCCGTTTGCGGAGCTGGATGCGTTTCACAACACGTTTCGGGGAAAAATCGGCGAGCTGGTGAAAAAGGGCCAGGAGCAGGGCCAACTGCAAGTCCGGGACGCCAATTACGCGGCGACTGCTTACACCAGCTTGCTGATCGGTTTGCGGGTCAATCTCACCGATTCGCCGGACAGCCAGATGTGGGAAAAGTTCGTGCCGTTTGCGATGCAGCTTTTTGGACCGAAAGGCGAGTAAAGCTGCGTTCTTTTTGTTCAAAAAACGATTGATTAATCAATCATAAATGTAAAGGGGAGCTTTCCGTGAAAATTTTGGCGTTTGATCGAACGATCCAAATCCGGATGGTCTTGCAGTTTTTGACGAATCTGGCGGTCATGTCTGTTACGCCGTACTTGATTATCTTTTTTTCCGGCCAACTGGGAACGGTCGTAACCGGACTGATGTTCGTCGCAGTCATGACAGCGAGCATCATCGGCTCGTTTGTCGGCGGGTACGTGGCGGACAGGATCGGGCGAAAAAAGGTGATTGTCGTCTGCGAAGCGCTCATTATGGTTGGCTTCAGCGCAGTCGCGCTCGTGAACTCGCCGTGGCTCCAGCTTCCGTATGCGACGTTTGCCCTGTTTGTGCTCATTCAGCTTTGTACGGGTGCGGCAGGGCCGGTTTATCAGGCG
It includes:
- a CDS encoding TetR/AcrR family transcriptional regulator, with translation MTTRRERKKRETREKIFNAAIKLFKLHGFEATTIDMISEEADVARGTIFLHFTSKEAILANWGYERLHEIEERRQEWDYGDDCKSKVLRIYKIMNEVTITNFDFIKVVVESSMKHRKVLENEKNMYFELRQLFADLIEEAQEKQQLKTKFNPLVAANMLENIYYNALYDWVRSEGAWALEEIMEEKVSIVFEGLVVD
- a CDS encoding GTP pyrophosphokinase, giving the protein MHKLDWELYLLPFEQAVEEIKVKIKNIRNELRKRKEHSPIEFAVGRVKSIPSIYNKANRLQFPIDENICWEIRDIAGVRVICQFIDDIPAVVEMIRKRGDMRVYLEKDYVSTPKESGYRGYHLAVEYPIMMAGGQVTIPVEIQIRTLGMNFWATIEHSLNYKYEGIIPSNIRQRLFEAAKASYKLDSEMNNIRDEIKEAQAEFTKKEVPMESLLSLVELDLDVDAGLMDGSHNERNENEDDDH
- a CDS encoding methyl-accepting chemotaxis protein, which translates into the protein MKLGARVLIVLLVASIVPLTAAGVFAYQETKQELLDGSAAKLEALRLSNKEQVENYFRERTRNVDTLAASGTVISALSVFQELWQEGRESAAYKEAEMTYAKELKMEAARYGFSNAYLLNETGEIVYETKPQSDFGTNLLTGPHANSVLGQTVQQVVKGQSAEVSDLGRYEPSGNVPGVYIAAPIYEKGFMMGQLAVEVPLDYISRLLNQREGLGETGKIYLVGPDKLMRSQLGSGQETILQQAVDTPIIERVFQAEGFAGTEQSVDFRGQPVLVSFDQIKVAKHTWAILAEIDMTEILAGPNRIQTAMIVFNGVVLLLIVAISLYTAGWLRRSFSGMLHVAERIGHGDFTTAVPDKLLKRKDELGELARSLSTMQKQLHGILVQVGQAAASVAHAVREIHGNTNEIAASSQQIVQVVDQVAASSESQMEKMGQTLNLAVDLTNDVAGVTENVRQVSLSSTEMKQHAEEGREAVTAVIISMEEINRSVAAATEVIHVLEQRSQDISRIISVITEIARQTNLLALNAAIEAARAGEHGKGFAVVAGEVRKLSEGTNEAAQQIVRMINDVQNDTMIVVAKMAEGAETTAHGMKTARQSGEMFQRIEQNILRVSAEINRVSEAFARMAPDAQQVVVVAKEVSAASVQATAGVQSISAAVEEQSAAMELIAQSADQLAKLADELRGSLAAFVLK
- the pepV gene encoding dipeptidase PepV, with protein sequence MTTINWLEETNKLKDELIATTQEFLRIKSVLDPATAREGAPFGEGIRAALDFALNVCEKAGMTTKDVRGYAAHAEFGQGKELVGILSHVDVVPEGDGWSTPPYAAEIVDGKLVARGAIDDKGPTMAAIFAAKVVMNLGLPLSKRVRFIFGTDEESSWQCVKTYFETEEMPTMGFTPDADFPLIYAEKGLTDLTLHQTYAAFQQLGKPVAEQAEAKLVSLQAGLRMNMVPDKAVATLTPLSVDSQTIIDRYRKHLEQTGLKGLAEEKDGSVVLHMEGVSVHGMDPKKGVNAGTELIHFLRTLALDARAAVYAEAADRYLHKQHGGEALGIAHDDEEMGALTLNTGVLEYAAEGDALFRLNIRYPHSISFAKWSAILAERFGEAAFELEVVEHLTPHRVDPNHPLVTTLQRVYTEQTGEEAGIIAIGGATYGRSLDVGVAFGPLFPGRPDSAHQRDEYILVDDLVKATAIYAQAIYELAK
- a CDS encoding U32 family peptidase codes for the protein MRNGIKREDIELLAPAGNWDCLKAAVANGANAVFFGVEKFNARARAENFHMAELPEIMAYLHMYGVKGFLTFNILVFENELEDARELIDACIHAGVDAVIVQDLGLVKLIREISPDFPIHGSTQMTITSPEAVEFTKPFNIERVVLGRENSLKEIKKIGEKAKLPMEVFVHGALCVSYSGQCLTSEMWGGRSANRGECAQACRLPYDLMVDGVQKDMGNIAYVLSPKDLAAIDLVPELIEAGVTSFKIEGRLKSPEYVANVVSKYNAAIERYFAGEDTGPTEVEVRELQQSFSRGFTHGFLEGTNNKQLVDGSFPKSRGVFLGTVKKLLGTSVLVEIAAPVKRGDGIVFDAGDPTQKEEGGRVYDILSRGKKVEGEVEKGLYEIVMGRNDVNLKRLHVGDRVWKTSDPELDRRLRKTFETEKPYRTFPLAVHVSGKLGEMLSITWVDKQANHAVTVPSEKPLEAAVKRPLTHELLHDQLSRLGGTIFHLDARDLTVDLDGDLIVPVSELNRMRREAVEQLVYLRSKPPVYRHRDVDVYADVPRTQPVEKPMLTALCRSLEQLEAAAQTDVDFLYADFEFVKQYPEGVKLAHKYGKKIGIATMRIHMPDENGVLALIAKSKPDAILVRNTGALYYYLSRKDEIDIPLIGDFSLNVANHKAVELFLEAGLTRVTPSYDLNIQQMVDLLGRSNAAKMELVIHQHMPMFHTEHCVYCTFMSEGTDHTNCGTPCETSRISLKDRVGFSHPVRVDTGCRNTVYNAIDQSGAEYLNEFRSLHVGSYRIEFLEEEPERVREVISLYRQALRGEVSGTHVWRTLKATNQLGVTRGQLTK
- a CDS encoding TetR/AcrR family transcriptional regulator, with product MPLSDAQVQKMKQKRETILEQAIQMFAEHGYNDTTIAKVAKASGVSFGSVFTYFENKDQLFYAAVVEPLRVYAKELLDFDSNAEDTVAELRKMVTAHIKIFSSFETYLRLVVQVIGYHNRFAEPFAELDAFHNTFRGKIGELVKKGQEQGQLQVRDANYAATAYTSLLIGLRVNLTDSPDSQMWEKFVPFAMQLFGPKGE
- a CDS encoding N-acetyltransferase, with product MSVVKALTVRQAMMKDVDAMLEIINEYAQQGLMLPRTKLSVCENLQSFIVAHDGDTVVGVAGLHILWEDLAEIRSLAIAEKAKGMGVGKHLVLHLVEQCRNLGIKRVLALTYQKAFFEKCGFWIVAKETLPQKVWKDCINCSKLPMCDEIAMIFETA